The sequence CGGTAACCGCGTCATAAGCGATCCTTCCCTGAACCGGGATGAAGGAAAGGGTGTCTTTCAGCCTTTGTTCCTCAGAAGGCTGCAGCTGGCGCGTGATGATCACCATCCTGATGCTGTCTACCAGCATGTCTTTCAGGCAGTCTGCCTCAGGTTTATAATGGGCTACTATATGTGCATCCGGAAAAGAAGATTCAAAAACCTTGATCTGCGAATCAATAACCGGTTTGAAGGATTCATCCACGCTGATATGAATGGTACCCCGGTCGAGTTTATCGGTATGGTATACGACCGGTCCGTTATTACAGTGGCTGAATAACATCATCGTTGCGGCGGCAATCGTCAGTCTGTTCTTACGTTTAAGCATAAACGCTCTAATGAGTCTCATTCAGAATAATAGTTCTTTTGGTATCCGCGGTAGATTCTCCAGCCACCATAAATAATACAGAGAAAGGCAAAGAAATACTTGAAAATAGGTTCCAAATCAAAATTGAATCCAAGTTTCTCAGAGAAAAGAAAGAAAAAACCAAAGAGCAGGATGATTCCGCCCATCCCATAGTCCAGGATGGATCTCATCTGACTGTACTGCTTCTTTCTGTTATCGGGCGATTCTTGGGCCATTTTTTGTTGGTTTGATCCGGGTTGGGCAAGTTAGGAAAAATCTATTGTTCAGGCATTTCAAAAATTATGGGAATACTAAACCAAACAGCCACTGTTTTACCCATATGCTGACCGGCTGTCCACCGGGGCATTTTATGGATGACCCGCAATACCTCATTATCATAGGGTTCCCCACCCTGCTGCACCAATTCTACCCGGTCAATGTCACCGGTTTTGTCCACCACAAACCGTACGACCACCTTTATTCTTTGTCCGGGTTGCTGCTCTTCCTGGGGCCTGAGTTGCCTGGATAACCATTTTTGCAAGGCTGCATCACCACCCGGGAACTGTGGCATTACGGATGCCGTTAACAATATTTCAGGGGCTTCTTCCATTGGCGGTGGAATGGGGGCAGCCTTTACCGGGCCATGGTCGATAATCGCCGGACCGGTGTTTATCCCAATATCCGGATCTCCCGAAGTAGTGGTTGTACCGATCCGGGCATCATAAAGGTCATTTTGCTCAGGTAGTTCGGAATGCGCCACATCAGGATCGATGACAAATTGGGTATTATCGACCGTTTTAATCCGTGGTTTATGGGCTTGTGGCGGTGGTGGCGGTGGCGGTGGGGTTGCTAAATCTGGCGGTGGTGATAAATGAAAGGTATCGGAAACGGTAAAAACGGGCAGGCTGTTGGCGTTCCCTTTATTATTATGATTGCTGAGGGTATAGAGCCAAAGTCCGGCCGATAGCAGCACCATTCCGCCAATACCAGCCATCAGGTGGTCGTTATATTGCCTCCTGAGTGCGTAAGCGCCGTAATCCTTGTTACGGTGCTCGAAGAGAATATCCAGCAGGTCACTGCGCAAAATAAGTTCTGGCTTCATAAAATTGAAGTTGGGTGACTAAATGGGATGGTTAAACGCAGCGCTGTGTTCCACAATAAGATGCAGGCAACAAAGGAATCCATACAACAAACTATCCTATTTTTGCCGCCATGAGAATTTTGATGGTATGCCTGGGTAATATCTGCAGAAGCCCACTGGCGGAAGGAATAATGCAGCAGAAAGTAGCGGAAGCCGGACTGCACTGGCAGATCGATAGTGCGGGTACCAATGGATTCCATGATGGGGAAGCACCACACCAGCTGTCACAGAAAGTGGCCCGGTTGAACGGTATCGATATTTCCAGGCAAAAAGCGAGGAAATTCGTTGCAGCAGATTTTGACCGGTTCGATATCATTTACGCCATGGCACCAGACGTTCTGGACGAGATGAAAAGTATTGCCCGAAACCAATATGACTCGAGCAAAGCCATGTTGCTGCTCGATATACTTTACCCCGGACAGCAACGTGAAGTGCCAGATCCCTGGTATGGCCCCGAACCAGGTTACCATGAAGTATTCCGGCTGATCGACGAAGCCTGTGATGCCATCATTCAACAATCACCATTTAGAACTGCAAGCCATGTCTAAACCCTCACTGCCAGCCGGCACCCGAGATTTCAGTGCTGATGTCGTAAGAAAACGGCACTATATATTCAATACCATCAAACAGGTCTTTGAAGTTTATGGCTTCCAGCCACTGGAAACGCCGGCGATGGAAAACCTGAGTACCCTGATGGGTAAATATGGTGAGGAAGGCGATAAACTGATCTTCAAGGTCCTGAATAATGGATTGTCTGATCCGAAGAATATAGAAAAAGCCCGTTCCTCTTTTGAACAGGTGTTGCAGGGCAGGAATGACCCGAACTTTACTGAACGTGCCCTGCGTTATGACCTCACCATTCCGTTTGCCAGGTATGTGGCCATGAACTTCGGGCAACTGACCCTGCCGTTCAAACGCTACCAGGTACAACCGGTATGGCGTGCCGACCGGCCGCAGAAAGGACGGTACCGGGAATTCTACCAATGTGATGCAGATGTGGTGGGGAGCAGGTCGCTTTTAAATGAGGTAGAACTGACTGCCATTTACAGAACTGTATTTCAGCGATTAGGCATCCCTGTTGAAATCAGGATCAATAGCCGGAAAATTTTGGCAGCCCTCGCTGAACGTTGTGGTGGTGCAGAAAAAATTACCGACATCACTATCGCGATTGATAAGCTGGACAAGATCGGGTTGGAAAAAGTGAAAGAAGAACTGGTGAGCCGCGGACTATCCCCTGACCAGCTAATGACCATAGAAAAATACCTGTCCATCACCGGTAGTAATGTTGAAAAAATTTCTGCAGTACGAGACCTGCTGGGTGATATTCCACTTGCCAGCCAGGGTATTCATGAGTTGGAATACCTGCTGTCCTACCCTACCAATCCCGGAAAAACAGCAGCGGATATCCTGTGTGATTTCACCCTGGCCCGTGGCCTGAATTATTACACAGGGATTATTTTTGAGATAAAGGCCATCGGGGTCCAGATGGGCAGTATCGGCGGTGGCGGGAGGTATGATGACCTGACCGGATTATTTGGCGTACCCAATGTTCCGGGGGTGGGCATCAGTTTTGGCGTAGACCGAATCTATGATGTGATGGAAGAACTGGACCTGTTCCCGGCAGCCGTGCAAAGCGGCACAAAAGTATTATTCTTCAATTTGGGGGATGCTGAGAGCCGCGTTGCCTATGCTTTGCTGCAACAACTGAGGGAAGCAGGAATTGCTGCTGAAATTTACCATGAACAGGCAAAGTTTGACAAGCAGTTTAAATATGCAGAGAAGAAAAACATCCCTTTTATTGTGATACTGGGCAGCGAGGAATTAATTTCCAATACCTGCAAAGTGAAGAATCTTCAATCAGGGGAACAACAGGTGATTGCACAACAGGAATTGAGGGATTATACTTTCAGTATATAACAAACTCCGGCGAACCGGGGCCTGCAAACCTTATCGTTTCAGTACAGCATACAGGTGCTGATCTGTATAATACATCGACCAGGTCCAGCCTGTGGCGCCCTCTTCTTTTGTGCCATCCAGGATATACCCCATGGCTTCTATGTGAATAGCGTTGACCTGTTTGGTAGAATCATGCCGTTTGAAATCAGCCGTGCCGTTAAAATTGGTGATGGTGAACCTATCGGTAGTGATGTATTCCAGTGGAGATGAACCTGCTTCTGAACTCATGGTCAGTGCTTTAAGGCTATCCCCTGCAATTTCTACTGATGGGATAACACTTCCATCAACAAACCTATACTTACCCAGGTATGTTTTGAAAGTGGTGTCCTGTTGTGCCTGAGCAAAAACGGTTCCGCATAAAATAAAGATGACGATCAGAAATCCATTTTTCATATATGCAATTTTTTATGAAAATAAGGAATGATGGACAAAAAACATGCCCTGGTGGACAATACGCACGGAATGAATCGCCTTATCATAAAATTCCCGGTCTTTCGGTGAAACGTAATCATACCTGGTCATAAATCCGTCATGAACCTGCCGGTACCATTTTATACCCTAGAAAATACACCACATTACAGTCTACCGCAATCCAATAAGGTTAGGCGCTCCATTCATGATAAGTTCTGCCTGTTAAGGTTTGTACAGTTCATAGATGATCGCAGCGCCTTGTCCGACCCCTACACACATTGTAGCCAATCCGTACCTCGAGCCCCTTCTTTTCATCTCGTGGATAAGGGTAGCAGAGATCCTGGCGCCACTGCAACCCAGCGGATGGCCCAGGGCGATGGCACCACCATTAACATTTATTATAGCTGGTTCAATTTTCAGTTCCCGCATACAGGCAATGGCCTGCGCAGCAAAGGCCTCATTCAGTTCAACCAGTCCGATTTCATTTTCGGTTATCCCGGCCCGTAACAAGGCTTTCCTAGTGGCAGGAACAGGGCCAATTCCCATAACTGAAGGATCTACCCCGGCAACAGCCATCGATACTACCCTGGCCATTGGCTGCAAACCATATTTATGCACGGCCGCCTCGCTGGCCAGCAAAACCGCTGCTGCGCCATCATTGATACCGCTTGAATTTCCTGCGGTAACCGATCCGTCCGCAGCAAAAGCAGGTTTCAGGGCAGACAGCTTTTCGAGGGAGGTAGATCTCGGATGTTCGTCGGCGCTCACAATAGAAGGTGACAAGGTGGTATAGGATTCAACCGGAATGATTTCATTTTGAAACTTACCCAGAGCTTTAGCCTGAGCATATTTTTCCTGGCTGGCCAGCGCAAACCTATCCTGGTCTTCGCGGCTGACCTGCCATTGCCTGGCCACATTTTCAGCGGTTTCCCCCATAGAGAAGGGGTAGTACATTTCAGCCAGTTTTTTATTGGTAAAGCGCCAGCCGATCGTAGAATCAAACACTTCAGTTTTTCGGCTCCAGGGACCCTCTGATTTCGCCATTACAAAAGGAGCCCGGGTCATGCTTTCCACCCCGCCGGCAATATAGAGGTCGCCATCGCCGCAGGCAATTGCCCGGGCGGCATCCATAATAGCCTGTAATCCAGAAGCACAGAGCCGGTTTACCGTATTTCCACCCACAGAAACCGGTAACCCGGCCAGTAAGGCAGCCATCCTGGCCACGTCACGGTTGTCTTCCCCGCTTTGGTTAGCAGCGCCGGCAATCACATCCTCAATAGCATGGATATCAATGGTAGGGTTTCTTTGGACCAGTGCTTTAATGACAAGAGCAAGCAGGTCATCGGGTCGGATACTGCTCAATGCGCCACCATACCGGCCAATAGGCGTGCGGACCGCATCAACAATGAAGACATTTTTCATGCAGCAAATATAAGGTTGCTGAATGCTCTGCGTTCGCCGTTTACCGCTCACCGTTTACCTTTTACGTATCTTTGCCCGATGTTAAAGCTGGAGAGAAAGAATATCAGGCAGTTATCGAAGGATGAACTGGAAACCTATTTCGAAGAGATGGGGGAGAAGAAATTCCGCGCCAAACAGGTATATGAGTGGCTTTGGGCCAGGCAGGCGCAGCGTTTTGAGGATATGACGAACCTCAGTAAAGAGCTGCGTGGCAGGCTGGCTGAACATTTTACTTTGCCGGCCCTGACTTCAGACCTTACCCAGCATAGTGCCGACGGAACGCTCAAAAGCAGGTTCCGCACGGTTGACGGCCACCTGGTGGAAGGCGTTCTTATCCCCACCGACGAACGAAAGACTGCCTGTGTATCTTCCCAGATCGGTTGCTCCCTGAGTTGCAAATTCTGTGCAACCGGGTATATGGACCGGAAAAGGAACCTGGAATTCGATGAAATCTACGATGAAGTGGTGCTGATCAACCAGCAAAGTGAAAAAGTATATGGTAAAAAGCTTACCAATATTGTCTTTATGGGCATGGGTGAGCCGCTGCTCAACTATAAAAACGTCCTGAAAGCGATTGAAATGATCAGTTCGCCGGAGGGATTGGGTATGAGTCCACGGCGAATCACTGTTTCAACAGCAGGTGTGGCAAAAATGATCCGGCAGCTGGGGGATGATAAGGTGCGGTTTAAACTTGCCCTGTCATTGCATGCGGCCAACGATGCCAAACGCCATGAGATCATGCCGATCAATGACAGTAATGATATCAAAAGCCTGATAGAAGCCCTGAATTATTTTTACCAGCAAACAGGGAATGAAATCACTTTTGAATACATCCTCTTTAAAGACTTTAACGATTCCTTACAGGATGCTGCGGAACTGGTACGGATTTACCGCCAGGTACCGGCTGATCTTATTAATATTATCGAATACAATCCCATTGACCTGGCCAGTTTCGAAAAGCCCGAGGAAGATAAAGTGATGCAATTCATGCAGTACCTCGAGAAGCACCGGGTGAATGTGCGCTTACGGAGAAGCCGTGGAAAAGACATCGATGCGGCCTGCGGTCAACTTGCGAATAAAGACGGTCATTAAACCTTTGTCCACATAGCTGGTCCTAAAAAGAAAAAGCTATGAAAAAGTTTCTGACAACGCTAACAATGGCAATTTGCCTGCATGTCGCCATGGCCCAGGATAGTTCCCGCCACCACTGGAAATCATTGAACCTCACCGAAGACCAGCAAAATAAAATGGCCGCCCTGCATAAGGAGCACCGTGCAAAAATGATGGCCATTCTCACACCGGAGCAGCGGAAACAATTTGACCAGCAAAAAGCCGACATGAAGGTAAAGCGGGCTGAAAAGTCAAAGGCCAGGATGGAAAAAATGAAAAAACAGCTGAAGCTGACCGATGAACAATCAGAAAAAATAACCCGATTAAATCAGGAGTTCCGCCAGAAAACGGAATTGATCAGGGCAAATGAAACACTAGCTGCGGCAGAGCAACGCAAACAGTTGAAAG comes from Flavihumibacter fluvii and encodes:
- a CDS encoding energy transducer TonB; this translates as MKPELILRSDLLDILFEHRNKDYGAYALRRQYNDHLMAGIGGMVLLSAGLWLYTLSNHNNKGNANSLPVFTVSDTFHLSPPPDLATPPPPPPPPQAHKPRIKTVDNTQFVIDPDVAHSELPEQNDLYDARIGTTTTSGDPDIGINTGPAIIDHGPVKAAPIPPPMEEAPEILLTASVMPQFPGGDAALQKWLSRQLRPQEEQQPGQRIKVVVRFVVDKTGDIDRVELVQQGGEPYDNEVLRVIHKMPRWTAGQHMGKTVAVWFSIPIIFEMPEQ
- a CDS encoding low molecular weight protein-tyrosine-phosphatase, which translates into the protein MRILMVCLGNICRSPLAEGIMQQKVAEAGLHWQIDSAGTNGFHDGEAPHQLSQKVARLNGIDISRQKARKFVAADFDRFDIIYAMAPDVLDEMKSIARNQYDSSKAMLLLDILYPGQQREVPDPWYGPEPGYHEVFRLIDEACDAIIQQSPFRTASHV
- the hisS gene encoding histidine--tRNA ligase; the encoded protein is MSKPSLPAGTRDFSADVVRKRHYIFNTIKQVFEVYGFQPLETPAMENLSTLMGKYGEEGDKLIFKVLNNGLSDPKNIEKARSSFEQVLQGRNDPNFTERALRYDLTIPFARYVAMNFGQLTLPFKRYQVQPVWRADRPQKGRYREFYQCDADVVGSRSLLNEVELTAIYRTVFQRLGIPVEIRINSRKILAALAERCGGAEKITDITIAIDKLDKIGLEKVKEELVSRGLSPDQLMTIEKYLSITGSNVEKISAVRDLLGDIPLASQGIHELEYLLSYPTNPGKTAADILCDFTLARGLNYYTGIIFEIKAIGVQMGSIGGGGRYDDLTGLFGVPNVPGVGISFGVDRIYDVMEELDLFPAAVQSGTKVLFFNLGDAESRVAYALLQQLREAGIAAEIYHEQAKFDKQFKYAEKKNIPFIVILGSEELISNTCKVKNLQSGEQQVIAQQELRDYTFSI
- a CDS encoding acetyl-CoA C-acyltransferase, with translation MKNVFIVDAVRTPIGRYGGALSSIRPDDLLALVIKALVQRNPTIDIHAIEDVIAGAANQSGEDNRDVARMAALLAGLPVSVGGNTVNRLCASGLQAIMDAARAIACGDGDLYIAGGVESMTRAPFVMAKSEGPWSRKTEVFDSTIGWRFTNKKLAEMYYPFSMGETAENVARQWQVSREDQDRFALASQEKYAQAKALGKFQNEIIPVESYTTLSPSIVSADEHPRSTSLEKLSALKPAFAADGSVTAGNSSGINDGAAAVLLASEAAVHKYGLQPMARVVSMAVAGVDPSVMGIGPVPATRKALLRAGITENEIGLVELNEAFAAQAIACMRELKIEPAIINVNGGAIALGHPLGCSGARISATLIHEMKRRGSRYGLATMCVGVGQGAAIIYELYKP
- the rlmN gene encoding 23S rRNA (adenine(2503)-C(2))-methyltransferase RlmN encodes the protein MLKLERKNIRQLSKDELETYFEEMGEKKFRAKQVYEWLWARQAQRFEDMTNLSKELRGRLAEHFTLPALTSDLTQHSADGTLKSRFRTVDGHLVEGVLIPTDERKTACVSSQIGCSLSCKFCATGYMDRKRNLEFDEIYDEVVLINQQSEKVYGKKLTNIVFMGMGEPLLNYKNVLKAIEMISSPEGLGMSPRRITVSTAGVAKMIRQLGDDKVRFKLALSLHAANDAKRHEIMPINDSNDIKSLIEALNYFYQQTGNEITFEYILFKDFNDSLQDAAELVRIYRQVPADLINIIEYNPIDLASFEKPEEDKVMQFMQYLEKHRVNVRLRRSRGKDIDAACGQLANKDGH